Proteins encoded within one genomic window of Aspergillus nidulans FGSC A4 chromosome VII:
- a CDS encoding DUF1295 domain protein (transcript_id=CADANIAT00009108), translated as MAEQEVYGGRLSTGPLPVDKAGSYLPHTSGAEQDLYGSRFGTSFEKARQHIPHVGQTKGTAAEQDLYGSHFSGHTQSSTAAALGLLQSAALPSFTFHAAFSTIAYGISRYTDRAEGKDWLWPAGMTLNAWYSAIGTKVLHDGLSCSTAWSTLSYSEKLLLGGVTAWGVRLFHRIATRGVARGKDDPRYDALKKDPGFWNKSLFTMFLPEAAVQTLISLPFVLPFRKTAESIAASPVTTERGWYHALAVFLFSAGFAMEVLADKRLASHKKKGDIGVCRDGVWSVVRHPNYLGDALIHFSFPVLLLGAGLFHPLAALGPITNYIFLRFIGGDRENEQTQAERYAKEDPIKAQQFAEYRSEKNSFWPSIKELSNKWTWAVALAGAGGVVLERGLRSAFA; from the exons ATGGCAGAACAAGAAGTGTACGGCGGCCGCCTCTCGACGGGCCCCCTGCCCGTCGACAAGGCCGGATCGTACCTCCCACACACCAGCGGCGCCGAACAAGATCTCTACGGCTCCCGTTTTGGCACCAGCTTCGAAAAGGCCCGACAGCATATCCCGCATGTAGGACAGACCAAAGGcacagctgcagagcaggACCTCTACGGCTCCCACTTCTCCGGCCACACCCAGTCCTCGACCGCCGCGGCACTAGGCCTCCTCCAATCTGCCGCTCTCCCATCCTTTACTTTCCACGCAGCATTTTCTACAATCGCGTACGGTATTTCCCGCTACACGGATCGCGCTGAAGGCAAAGACTGGCTTTGGCCTGCCGGCATGACCCTCAATGCATGGTATAGCGCTATTGGCACCAAGGTTCTCCACGACGGTCTCTCTTGCTCCACGGCATGGTCTACACTCAGCTACTCAGAGAAACTGCTTCTCGGTGGTGTTACTGCCTGGGGTGTTCGTCTGTTCCACCGGATCGCGACTCGTGGTGTTGCACGTGGCAAGGACGACCCGCGCTACGATGCGCTCAAGAAGGACCCCGGATTTTGGAACAAGTCGCTCTTCACCATGTTCTTACCTGAGGCTGCAGTGCAGACGCTCATCTCGTTGCCGTTCGTGCTGCCCTTCCGCAAGACCGCTGAGAGCATTGCTGCTTCGCCCGTGACCACGGAACGCGGCTGGTACCACGCGctggccgtcttcctcttctcggCCGGTTTCGCGATGGAAGTCCTCGCTGATAAGCGACTTGCTTCccacaagaagaagggcgacaTTGGTGTTTGCCGCGACGGAGTCTGGAGCGTTGTTAGACACCCTAA CTATCTCGGCGATGCCCTCATCCACTTCTCGTTCCCTGTACTCCTTCTGGGCGCCGGCCTTTTCCACCCGCTCGCTGCCCTCGGCCCTATCACAAActacatcttcctccgctttATTGGCGGCGACCGTGAAAACGAGCAAACCCAGGCCGAGCGCTACGCCAAGGAAGACCCGATCAAGGCGCAGCAGTTCGCTGAGTACCGTTCTGAGAAGAACAGTTTCTGGCCTAGCATCAAGGAGCTCAGCAACAAGTGGACCTGGGCTGTTGCTctagctggcgctggtggtGTTGTTCTTGAAAGAGGGCTCCGGTCTGCCTTTGCTTAG